GGAAATCCGGCTGTGTGATGCAGGACATCAATGATCCTTAAAGTATTCTTCCCTTTGATCACATCGGTTTCCTGATCACGGAATTCCGGTATATACGTTTGAATTTTGTCCTCCAGATTAATCTTCCCTTCCGATACAAGCCGCTGCAGGGCGAAATTTGCCGCATACATTTTCGTATTGGAAGCAAGGTCAAACAAGGTATCCCGTTTCATCTTTTCCGGTCGCTCTAAAAGTGCAAGACCGGTATATTTCTTTTTATAGCCATAGGCTTCGTTTTTCACGATTTTGCCGTCTTTAATAACAATGAGAGCGGCCCCTGGGAAACCCTGGCTGATTTCATCCTGAATCAGCTTGTCCACCTTCTTTAGTCCAAATGAGGAAAAACCGGCTTCTTCCGGTCTCTTTACCTGTTCAAGTGTAGAGGCTTTTTGATGCGCCTGCGCCTGTATCGTGTGTGGAGGTGTGTTCAGCGCCTGTGCAGGAACAGCGGCCGGTGCAATCATTGCAATCGTCAGCAAGGAACCTATTGTTTTTCGTTTCAATTTCCCCATCCCCTTGTCACTTATTCTATGAGTCTTTTATTAGCAGCAGAGTCTGTCCGGGCTGAATCAGCTCAAGCAGCGGCTGCTCTGAAGCTGAAATTCTGCCGATAATATTGACCCGTTCATCCCCTGGCAAGTCGTGTTTAACAATCTGAACTTCTCCGCGGTATCTGCCGTATAAATCGTTATCCATCGTAATGGCCCCTTTGCTTCTTGGTCCGGCTGGCAGCGGAGGTATAGATCGGTTTGTTCTTGTGTGCAGCAAACGAATGACATCCCTTGAAAGATCCGGTCTTACCTCATACTTCTCATTCAAATTGAGAGTTGATGAGATTCTAAGTTTTATTGTGTTTTCCTTTGAGTAAAGCAAGAGATCCTCCAGAAGCTCTCCCCCAAAATCGGCATCTCCGATATAAATATGATCTGTGTCCATTTGATCCAGCTCAATTGCTGCATGCAGAGGATTTGCCGCACGGTGTTTTTCCAATGTCGGCAAGCCTTCAAATAATGGTCCCCGCTTTTCTCCTCTGCCAGGTATGAAGGCAGCGGTTGGAATCCCGTATTGTTTAAAAAGGAGGTTTTGCTTTTTATAAAAAGAATCATCCAGCCCAGTCTCTCTCCGAGGATAAAAATTGTGCCATGCTAAAAGGGACTCTGGCAGGCCCCCGCAGGAAAGCAGATCCATAAGCTCCCTTTCAAAAAGAATACTGGCATTGATGGCAATCGAAAACTCATGGCTGATCTCCGCCATTTCTTCTAATCCAAATCCATCATCAAGCCGAAGTCCGTTTACCCCAAGATCTTTCAGATCATATATCGAGGCTGCACCAAGCTTGGCAGGAGTTCCTGCAGATACATCTGCAAAAACCTGAACACCTGCTTCCTTGGCTGTTTGAAGAAGCTGTTTCGCTTTTCCTGCGAGATCTCCCTTATCCTCCGGGATGTGCAGGGAGGTAAAGGCCTGCTTTACCCCCAGTCTCCCCGCTTCCCTGATTCGTTCTTCTGCACATTCATCATGCAGATAGAAGGATATCCCAATCATGCGAATTCACTTGCCATTTCATCCTTAAACCCAAAGAAATAAGTGATAAGGAATCCCGCAGCATAAGAAATCAGCAGCCCAATCAAGTAAAGCACGATTTCGTTAAGCGGAATCAGAAAGGCGAGGGGCAGCCCGGAAACGCCAATGCTTGTTGTCGCTACATTAAAGTACGCCTGAAATGCTCCACCTACTCCAGCTCCTAGACATGCGGTAAGGAATGGCCTGCCTAGTGGAAGGGTTACACCGAAAATTAAGGGTTCGCCGATTCCAAGCATCCCTGCAGGAAGACCTCCGCCAATCGCCCGTTTCAAACGTTTTTTCTTTGTTTTAGCAAAAATAGCAAATGCAGCACCTACTTGGCCAGCTCCACCCATTGCCAGAATCGGAAGCAGCGGATCATCGCCAATTGAACTGATCAATTCCAAATGAACGGGAGTCAATCCTTGATGAAGACCGGTAACGACGAGCGGCAGGAATGTGGCGCCTAGAACGAATCCTGCTCCAGGACCTCCTACATCTAACACAGTGAGCAATCCTTTTGTGATGCCTTCAGAAATCCAGCCTCCTACAGGCATGAACACAATGTACGTAACCAATCCGGTTACGAGCAGTGCAATGGTCGGGGTAATGATAATATCGAGTGACTTCGGAACAAATTTGCGGACTCTTTGCTCTACAATCGCTATAAAGATAGCGGCAAATAAGACCCCAACGAGACCTCCGCGGCCAGGCAGCAAATTCTCACCAAAGAGGGAAATGCCTGCTATTGCCGGGTTGATGATCAGAATACCTGCAAGTGCTCCGAGTGCCGGGGATCCGCCAAACTCCTTCGCTGCATTGTGACCGACAAGAATCCCAAGGTAAGCAAATAAACCGCTTCCAATTGCAGTTAATATAAGTGCCGTTTGCGATTTTTCATCCAGCCAGCCAGCCTGAATAATGGCTTTGGAAATACCAGTTATGAGTCCGGAAGCAACAAGTGCTGGAATCAGCGGAATGAAGATATTGGAAATTTTTCTGAGAAACTGTTTGAATGGAGTTGCGTTCTTTTTATTAATCTCAGCTTTGTTCGATGCAGCTGCTTTCTTTAAATCCAGCTCCTCACGTTCACCTGTCAGTCTTCCAAATTGCTGTGAAACTTGATTTACGGTGCCGGGACCGACAATAATTTGAAAGGTATCCTCTTCTACAAGGCCGAAAACGCCATCTATCCTTTTTATCCCTTCTCTGTCTACCAGAGAATCATTCTGAACCTTTACTCTGAGTCGTGTCATGCAGTGAGCATAGGAGATAACGTTATCCTTACCTCCCAATTTTTCCAGTATTTCTGCTGCCAGTAAACTGGATTTATCCATTTTACCCATCAAAAACCCTCCCCCAATGAAGTTGTTCTATTTTTCTTTTTTGGTAATTGAACGAATGGCTTCTCTCGTATGATCAATATACTGAACTGTTTCACCGTATTGATTGGCTGCCATCCCTAAAAAGAGGACATCAATCAAGTAGAGCTGGGACAGCCTTGAGGAAGTTGCTGCACTTCTAAAAGGTGCTTCGTTCGAACTCGATGTATAAAGGCATACATCGCATAATGCTGTCATTCTGGATTGGCCGAAGTGTGTAAGGCCAATCGTCCTCACCCCCTTTTCATTCGCGAGTTTTAAGATTCGCAGAATTTCAGATGTTTCTCCTGAATAAGAAACCGCAAATACCACATCGTTCTGATCCGCATTGGCAATCAAAGTGGCAACTAAATGCAAATCTGCAAAGGCGGTGGCATTTTTATTGATCCTAAGCAGTTTTTGCTGGGCATCCGCAGCTACAATCCCTGAGGCTCCCACTCCATAAAAATGGACAGTTTTCGCTTCTGTCAGGAGCTGAACTGCTTTCTCCAGCTCATCGTAATTCAGAATTTCAGACGTATCCGTAATCGCCTGAATGCTGTTGCTTGCTGTTTTCATGGCGATTGAATAGAGCGGCTCCTCCGGTTCAATATCACGGTAGCCCTGCTCGACAGGCTTCAGAAGATCTCCAGCAATTCGAAGCTTTAAATCCTGGAAGCCTTTTAATCCGAGCGATTTGCATAATCTCACGACAGCAGCCCCGCTCGCATTTGATGAAACACTGATTTGGCTTACGGTACTGTTTACGGCTTCATGCGGATTGTCGAGGATATATTGTGCGATCTTCCTCTCCGATTCCGGAAGACGTTCAATCGTTTGCTGAATAATGGATAAACCGCCTTTCGTCATGAAGAAAGATCCTTTTCAGCAAATGCTGTAATTGCTTTTCTGGCGTTTCCTCCTGAGAGATCCAGCAGCTTCTGTGCCGATTCAGCATCTGAATTGGTTTTAATCATCACAATCGCCTTTTTGACTTGCAGATCGGCTGATTCAAGCATTGATTTTGCCGTTTCGTAGGGCACCGAGGTGACGGTTTCAATAATTGAAATCGCTCTCTCTTTAAGCTTGTGATTGCTCACGTTCACATCGACCATCAGGTTTTCGTACACCTTCCCGATTCTGATCATTGAAGCGGTAGAAATCATATTCAAGATCATTTTGTGTGCAGTCGCTGCTTTTAGCCTTGTTGATCCAGTCAGCACTTCGGGTCCGACAATCACTTCAATCCGATGCT
The Metabacillus sp. FJAT-52054 genome window above contains:
- a CDS encoding PTS transporter subunit EIIC — encoded protein: MGKMDKSSLLAAEILEKLGGKDNVISYAHCMTRLRVKVQNDSLVDREGIKRIDGVFGLVEEDTFQIIVGPGTVNQVSQQFGRLTGEREELDLKKAAASNKAEINKKNATPFKQFLRKISNIFIPLIPALVASGLITGISKAIIQAGWLDEKSQTALILTAIGSGLFAYLGILVGHNAAKEFGGSPALGALAGILIINPAIAGISLFGENLLPGRGGLVGVLFAAIFIAIVEQRVRKFVPKSLDIIITPTIALLVTGLVTYIVFMPVGGWISEGITKGLLTVLDVGGPGAGFVLGATFLPLVVTGLHQGLTPVHLELISSIGDDPLLPILAMGGAGQVGAAFAIFAKTKKKRLKRAIGGGLPAGMLGIGEPLIFGVTLPLGRPFLTACLGAGVGGAFQAYFNVATTSIGVSGLPLAFLIPLNEIVLYLIGLLISYAAGFLITYFFGFKDEMASEFA
- a CDS encoding MupG family TIM beta-alpha barrel fold protein, with translation MIGISFYLHDECAEERIREAGRLGVKQAFTSLHIPEDKGDLAGKAKQLLQTAKEAGVQVFADVSAGTPAKLGAASIYDLKDLGVNGLRLDDGFGLEEMAEISHEFSIAINASILFERELMDLLSCGGLPESLLAWHNFYPRRETGLDDSFYKKQNLLFKQYGIPTAAFIPGRGEKRGPLFEGLPTLEKHRAANPLHAAIELDQMDTDHIYIGDADFGGELLEDLLLYSKENTIKLRISSTLNLNEKYEVRPDLSRDVIRLLHTRTNRSIPPLPAGPRSKGAITMDNDLYGRYRGEVQIVKHDLPGDERVNIIGRISASEQPLLELIQPGQTLLLIKDS
- a CDS encoding MurR/RpiR family transcriptional regulator — encoded protein: MTKGGLSIIQQTIERLPESERKIAQYILDNPHEAVNSTVSQISVSSNASGAAVVRLCKSLGLKGFQDLKLRIAGDLLKPVEQGYRDIEPEEPLYSIAMKTASNSIQAITDTSEILNYDELEKAVQLLTEAKTVHFYGVGASGIVAADAQQKLLRINKNATAFADLHLVATLIANADQNDVVFAVSYSGETSEILRILKLANEKGVRTIGLTHFGQSRMTALCDVCLYTSSSNEAPFRSAATSSRLSQLYLIDVLFLGMAANQYGETVQYIDHTREAIRSITKKEK